The Pimelobacter simplex genomic sequence GTGCCGCTCCATGAGCCGGCGGCTGACGTCGTGCGGCAGCCGGGCGAAGACGCCGTTGGCCTGCACCGGGTAGAGCACCTCGACCCCGTCGACCTCGCTCACGCCGGCGGCGAGCCGCTGGGCCATCGCGTTGGCGTGACCGGCCAGGCGCAGCCAGAGACCGTCGGCGAGCAGCGCCTCGAACTGCACCGAGACGAAGCGCATCTTGCTGGCCAGCTGCATCGAGAGCTTGCGCAGGTGCTTGAGGTGGCTGACGCCCTCGGGGTTGAGGACGACGACGGCCTCGCCGGCGAGCGCGCCGTTCTTGGTGGCGCCGAACGAGAGCAGGTCGACGCCGGCGTCGGTCGTGAACTCCCGCACCGGTACGCCGAGCGCCGCGGCCGCATTGGCCAGCCGGGCCCCGTCGAGGTGCAGGCGCAGACCCAGACCGTGCGCGTGGTCGGCGAGCGCCCGGATCTCGCCGGGCGTGTAGAGCGTGCCGAGCTCGGTCGACTGGGTGATCGAGACGACCTGCGGCATCGCGCGGTGCTCGTCGTCGAAGCCCCAGGCCTGCCGGTCGACCAGCTCGGGGGTGAGCTTGCCGTCGGGGGTCGCCACGGTGTGCAGCTTGAGCCCGCCCATCCGCTCGGGGGCGCCGCCCTCGTCGACGTGGATGTGCGCGGACTCGGCGCAGATCACCGCGCCCCACCGGTCGGTGAGCGCCTGGAGGCCGACGACGTTGGCGCCGGTCCCGTTGAACACCGGGTAGGCCTCGACGCCCGGGCCGAACAGCCCGGCCATGATCGTCTGGAGGTGCTCGGTGTAGACGTCCTCGCCGTAGGAGACCTGGTGGCCCCCGTTGGCCAGCGCGATCGCGGCCAGCACCTCGGGGTGCGCGCCCGCGTAGTTGTCGCTCGCGAACTGGCGGGCCTCGGGATCGTGCCGCCGCTGCGCGGCGGTGGTCCCGGAGGTGGTCAGGGTCGCGGCGTCAGCCACAGGCGCTCTCCGTTCAGCTCGGCGGTCGGCCGGTCCCACAGACCGGCGATGGTCGCGGCCAGCTCGTCGACATCGGTGAACCCGGCGAACGCGGCGTCCGGACGGGCCGCCCGCATCGCCTCGTCGACCAGGGCCTTGACCACCACGATCGTAGCGGCGGCCGTCGTGCCGGCCTTGGCGAAGGCATGGCCCAGCGCGAGGGTCCAGGCCTCCGCGGCGGCCTTGGCCGCGGCGTACGCCGCATTGCCCGCGGTCGGCGCGCCCGCACCGGCCGCGCTGACCACCACGAACCGCCCGGCGGGCGCCGCGGCGAGCGCGTCCTGCGCGGCGAGCGAGGTGTGCTGGAGGGTGCGGACGAGCAGCGGCTCGAGCACCGCCCAGTGGTCGAGCGCCTCGGCGGTGAGCCCCTTGCCCCCGCGCCAGCCCCCGACGAGGTGGACCATCCCGTCGAGCCGGCCGTGCCGGGCGACGACATCGTCGACCCACCCGCGCGTGGCGGCCGCGTCGAGCAGGTCCACCACCGCACGGTCCGTCGCTGCGGTCGCCTGGGCGAGCCGGACCGGGTCGGCGTCGGCGGCCGCGACCGTGAAGCCGGCCGCGGCGAGCCGTCGTACTGCTGCCTGGCCGGCGGGACCACCGGCCCCGGCGACCGCGACGACGCGGGTCATGCGGCGGCCGTGATGCCGCGGGTCTCGGCGATGACGTTCTTGAGCTTCTTGGCCAGCGCCTCGAAGAACATGCTCAGCGGGAACTCGTCGGGCAGCACGTCGTCGACCAGCTCACGCGGCAGCTTGGTGAGGTCGAGCGCCTCGGCGCCTCGGGCCCACTTGGATGCCGGGTGCGGCGCGAGGTAGCGGCTGACCAGCTCGTAGCCGGCCTGCCAGTGCACGAGCTTGGGCCGGTCGATGCCGTCGCGGTAGAGGTCCTCGATCTCGGTGCACAGCGCGTTGGTCACCTGGGGCGCGAGGTCCCAGTCGATGCGCAGCTTGTTGTCGGTCCAGCGCAGCGCGTCGTGCTGGTGCAGGTAGGCGAAGAGCAGCTGGCCGCCGAGGCCGTCGTAGTTGCGGGTGCGCGTGCCGGTCACCGGGAACCGGAACATCCGGTCGAGCAGGATCGCGTGCTGCACGTCCTTGGCCTGGGCCACGCCCTCGGCCTCGAGCTCGACGGCCGCCTTGAACGCGGTGAGGTCGCAGCGGAGCTCCTCGAGCCCGTACATCCAGAACGGCTGGCGCTGCTTGATCATGAACGGGTCGAACGGCAGGTCACCGTGGCTGTGGGTGCGGTCGTGGACCATGTCCCAGAGCACGAACGCGTCCTGGCTGCGCTGCTGGTCGTCGATCAGGTCGCGCACCTCGTCGGGCACCTCGACCCCGAGCAGGTCCACGGCCGCCTCGCTGACCCGGCGGAAGCGCGCCGCCTCGCGGTCGCAGAAGATCGCACCCCAGCTGAACCGGTCCGGCACCTCGCGCACGGCGACCGTCTCGGGGAAGAGCACCGCCGAGTTGGTGTCGTAGCCGCTGGTGAAGTCGTCGAAGGTGATCCCGCAGAACAGCGGGTTGTCGTAGCGCGTCGCCTCGAGCTCGGCCAGCCAGTCGGGCCAGACCATCGTGAAGACGACGGCCTCCAGGTTGCGGTCGGGGTTGCCGTTCTGGGTGTACATCGGGAACACGACCAGGTGCCGGCGCCCGTCGGTACGCTCCCGGGCCGGCTCGAACGCCATCAGCGAGTCGAGGAAGTCGGGCACCCCGAACCCACCCTCGGCCCACCGCCGCAGGTCGGCCCCGAGCGCGCGGTGGTAGGCGGCGTCGTACGGGAGGAGGGGCGAGAGCACCTCGACCGCCTCCACCACCCGGCCGACCGCCGCGGACACCGTCTCGCGCGCGGGCGCCTCGGGTGCGTCGAAGTCGATGGACCCGTCGGCGCGCTGCCACGGACGGATCTCCTCGACGGCGTCCTTGAGGGTCCGCCACGCCGGCTGGGCGACGAGGGAGTCACGGTCGGTCGAAAGAATCTCCGTCATGAGACCCATTAGACAGGAAATCTTCCTGTCCGTTCAACTCCTGTGCGGGTTCTAGCTGGTCATCGACATCGCGAAGACGGCGAAGACGAGCACGAGGAGCGCGAAGGGCGCGAGCGCACCCCAGCGGACCGCCCGCGCAGCCGGTCGGCCCCACCGCCGCCGTACGAGGGCCGCGACGAGGACCGACAGGGCGAGCGGCGCGAGCGTGAGCGGGAGCCACGGCGTCCCCTCGTCCAGGAAGTCGTCGCGGTCGACCACGAAGCGCAGGGCCGCGAGGTTGAGCGCCGTACTGAGGAGGAAGCAGGCGACCACCCGGGGCCGGCCGCCTGCCCGCCGGCCGGGCGTCGTACCGGTGGCGGGGATGGGCGACCCCGTCACCGAGAAGTCGCCGACCTCGATCCCGTGGGTCCCGTCGGCCCGCACGGGCGCCTCGATCTTTCCCTTGGTGACGCGCACCTTCTGCGCCTGCTCCCACAACGACGAGCCCCAGCCGGTGTTGGACACGCCGCCTCCTCGTTCACCTCAGGACGATGCTGCTCCCGCTCCCCCAGCGTAGGCGCCGCCCGCCGATCCAGCCGGGAGACGCGGACCGCAGTGTTAGCGTGCTGGCCATGCGCGCCATCGCTCGGGCCCTCACCGTGCTCCTCCTCGCCCTCGGTCTCCTGCTCACCGCCTCCCCCACTCCGGTCCACGCCGCCGGCACCCCCGGGTCCGTCGCCGTCGCCGAGCGGGCCAAGGCCAAGAGCCCGGACGGCACCTACCGCGGCGCCGAGACGCCCACCGAGCCCAACCCGCTCGACCGGCTCGAGATCAAGTTCAAGGTCGCCAAGAACGGCCGCGTGATCAAGAAGTGGATCGTCACGATGAACGTGATCTGCGGCCTCGACGTCCGGCTCATCGCGCAGTCCATGCCCACGATGAAGGTCAAGGAGAACGGCCGCTTCAACCGCGTCTACGCGGGCACCCTGGCCAACGGCACGCAGTACCGCCTCCAGGCCACCGGCAAGCTCGTCGCCAAGAAGCGCAAGGTCACCCAGGGCACGTTCTCCTACAAGGTCGGCGCATGCCAGCGCGGCACCAGCACCCCCCTGCGCTGGGCAGGCAAGCGCGTCTCCCGCTGACCAGAGG encodes the following:
- a CDS encoding DUF6421 family protein produces the protein MTEILSTDRDSLVAQPAWRTLKDAVEEIRPWQRADGSIDFDAPEAPARETVSAAVGRVVEAVEVLSPLLPYDAAYHRALGADLRRWAEGGFGVPDFLDSLMAFEPARERTDGRRHLVVFPMYTQNGNPDRNLEAVVFTMVWPDWLAELEATRYDNPLFCGITFDDFTSGYDTNSAVLFPETVAVREVPDRFSWGAIFCDREAARFRRVSEAAVDLLGVEVPDEVRDLIDDQQRSQDAFVLWDMVHDRTHSHGDLPFDPFMIKQRQPFWMYGLEELRCDLTAFKAAVELEAEGVAQAKDVQHAILLDRMFRFPVTGTRTRNYDGLGGQLLFAYLHQHDALRWTDNKLRIDWDLAPQVTNALCTEIEDLYRDGIDRPKLVHWQAGYELVSRYLAPHPASKWARGAEALDLTKLPRELVDDVLPDEFPLSMFFEALAKKLKNVIAETRGITAAA
- a CDS encoding threonine aldolase family protein — protein: MADAATLTTSGTTAAQRRHDPEARQFASDNYAGAHPEVLAAIALANGGHQVSYGEDVYTEHLQTIMAGLFGPGVEAYPVFNGTGANVVGLQALTDRWGAVICAESAHIHVDEGGAPERMGGLKLHTVATPDGKLTPELVDRQAWGFDDEHRAMPQVVSITQSTELGTLYTPGEIRALADHAHGLGLRLHLDGARLANAAAALGVPVREFTTDAGVDLLSFGATKNGALAGEAVVVLNPEGVSHLKHLRKLSMQLASKMRFVSVQFEALLADGLWLRLAGHANAMAQRLAAGVSEVDGVEVLYPVQANGVFARLPHDVSRRLMERHRFYFWDEAAGDVRWMCSFDTTEDDVDAFVGALREEMGRSAT
- a CDS encoding SDR family NAD(P)-dependent oxidoreductase, whose amino-acid sequence is MTRVVAVAGAGGPAGQAAVRRLAAAGFTVAAADADPVRLAQATAATDRAVVDLLDAAATRGWVDDVVARHGRLDGMVHLVGGWRGGKGLTAEALDHWAVLEPLLVRTLQHTSLAAQDALAAAPAGRFVVVSAAGAGAPTAGNAAYAAAKAAAEAWTLALGHAFAKAGTTAAATIVVVKALVDEAMRAARPDAAFAGFTDVDELAATIAGLWDRPTAELNGERLWLTPRP